One Zeugodacus cucurbitae isolate PBARC_wt_2022May chromosome 3, idZeuCucr1.2, whole genome shotgun sequence genomic region harbors:
- the LOC105208503 gene encoding proteinase inhibitor-like — protein MNFLIYFIFFIVYSFNASAQRCVPLANSTCTEAANPGTTGPGCVAGTRWSYDPTSRQCTPFTYQGCGGNTNRYCSQVVCVRKCTARPRVVVG, from the exons ATgaatttcttaatatatttcatattcttcATTGTATACAGTTTCAATGCTTCCGCACAGCGTTGTGTGCCGCTAG CCAATTCTACATGCACTGAAGCAGCTAATCCAGGCACTACTGGACCCGGTTGTGTGGCGGGCACTAGATGGTCCTACGATCCAACCAGCAGACAATGCACTCCCTTCACTTATCAGGGCTGTGGCGGTAATACGAATCGTTATTGTTCTCAAGTGGTCTGTGTGCGCAAATGTACTGCCAGGCCGAGGGTTGTTGTtggttaa
- the LOC105208501 gene encoding stress-activated protein kinase JNK produces MSSRHYTIEVGDTNFTILNRYTNLKPIGSGAQGIVCAAYDTVTEQNVAIKKLSRPFQNVTHAKRAYREFKLMKLVNHKNIIGLLNAFTPQRSLEEFQDVYLVMELMDANLCQVIQMDLDHDRMSYLLYQMLCGIKHLHLAGIIHRDLKPSNIVVKADCTLKILDFGLARTAGTTFMMTPYVVTRYYRAPEVILGMGYTENVDIWSVGCIMGEMIRGGVLFPGTDHIDQWNKIIEQLGTPSTSFMQRLQPTVRNYVENRPRYSGYSFDRLFPDVLFPNDNNEQSRRKASEARDLLSRMLVIDPEQRISVEQALLHSYINVWYDAEEVNAPAPEPYDHSVDEREHTVEQWKRLIYEEVMDYEAHNTNAPVNTTR; encoded by the coding sequence ATGAGTTCCCGACATTACACTATCGAAGTGGGGGACACGAATTTTACGATTCTTAATCGTTATACAAATTTGAAACCGATCGGTTCCGGTGCTCAGGGTATAGTATGTGCCGCCTATGATACTGTGACCGAGCAAAATGTTGCCATTAAAAAGTTATCACGACCATTCCAAAATGTAACACACGCTAAGCGGGCTTATAGGGAGTTTAAGCTAATGAAGCTGGTAAATCATAAGAATATTATCGGTTTACTTAATGCATTTACACCACAACGTAGCTTGGAGGAATTTCAAGATGTTTACCTTGTTATGGAGCTCATGGATGCAAATCTTTGCCAAGTCATACAAATGGATTTGGATCATGATCGTATGTCGTATTTGTTATATCAAATGTTATGCGGTATAAAGCATTTACACCTAGCCGGCATTATACATAGAGATTTAAAGCCATCAAATATTGTAGTTAAGGCCGATTGCACattgaaaattttagatttCGGTTTGGCACGCACCGCTGGTACGACATTCATGATGACACCATATGTGGTAACACGTTATTATCGTGCACCTGAAGTCATTTTGGGTATGGGCTATACAGAGAATGTGGATATTTGGTCTGTGGGCTGTATTATGGGTGAAATGATAAGGGGTGGTGTACTATTCCCCGGCACTGATCATATTGATCAATGGAATAAAATTATCGAACAATTGGGTACTCCGTCTACATCATTTATGCAGCGTTTGCAACCAACTGTCCGTAATTATGTCGAGAATCGACCACGTTATTCTGGTTATTCATTCGATCGCTTATTCCCGGATGTACTCTTTCCAAATGATAATAATGAGCAAAGTCGACGAAAGGCATCGGAGGCACGTGATTTACTTAGTCGTATGCTAGTGATTGATCCCGAACAACGTATTTCGGTGGAGCAAGCACTATTACATAGTTATATAAATGTTTGGTATGATGCTGAAGAGGTCAATGCACCGGCACCCGAACCATATGATCATAGCGTCGATGAGAGAGAACATACCGTCGAACAGTGGAAGCGACTTATATACGAAGAAGTTATGGATTATGAAGCGCATAATACTAATGCACCCGTAAATACTACACGGTAG